From one Pseudomonas fluorescens genomic stretch:
- a CDS encoding IS5 family transposase (programmed frameshift) codes for MVKRYEIPDAAWELVADLFEQPRRSGRPRADDRLMLNGVLWVLCSGAAWRDMPERFGPWSTVYQRFRDWRNQGTFDLMLKRLHIKLNEQGLIDLETWMIDSTAVRATLASSGAGKRGPDEPSDHALGRSRGGLTTKIHMLCDANGVPLRFLLSGGQASDISYAQPLFDEAYVPSLRGRPRKRCRWLLADKGYDAEALRRYCDRYRMQPVIPLRSMKRKPKPGLPRLFDRPKYRQRNIIERMFGWLKENRRIVTRFDKLAKSYAAMVSLACAMRCLRHYFSYTA; via the exons ATGGTTAAGCGGTACGAAATTCCCGATGCAGCCTGGGAGCTGGTTGCTGATCTCTTTGAACAGCCCCGGCGCAGCGGTCGGCCGAGAGCCGATGACCGTTTGATGCTCAATGGCGTGCTCTGGGTGCTTTGCTCAGGCGCCGCGTGGCGCGACATGCCCGAGCGCTTCGGGCCCTGGTCAACGGTCTACCAGCGGTTTCGGGATTGGCGTAACCAGGGAACGTTCGACCTGATGCTCAAGCGGCTGCACATCAAGCTAAACGAGCAAGGATTGATCGACCTGGAAACCTGGATGATCGACTCCACTGCTGTACGTGCAACCCTAGCCTCATCTGGCGCCGGG AAAAGGGGGCCTGATGAACCCTCAGACCACGCCCTAGGCCGCAGTCGCGGAGGCCTGACGACCAAGATTCATATGCTTTGCGACGCCAATGGCGTACCGCTGCGCTTTCTGCTTTCGGGCGGACAGGCCAGTGACATCTCGTACGCCCAGCCACTGTTCGATGAAGCCTATGTCCCCAGTTTGCGCGGTCGCCCTCGCAAACGCTGCCGTTGGCTTTTGGCTGATAAGGGCTACGATGCCGAAGCCCTGCGACGCTACTGTGACCGATACCGGATGCAGCCGGTAATCCCTCTGCGATCTATGAAGCGCAAACCCAAGCCCGGCTTGCCGCGCTTGTTTGATCGGCCGAAATACCGGCAACGCAACATCATCGAACGCATGTTCGGCTGGCTGAAAGAGAACCGCCGCATCGTCACACGCTTCGACAAGCTCGCGAAAAGCTACGCAGCAATGGTCTCGTTAGCTTGTGCTATGCGGTGTTTGCGACATTACTTTTCGTACACTGCCTAG
- a CDS encoding RNA 2'-phosphotransferase, translated as MSSKQLNETSKFLSYVLRHEPQAIGLQLDSEGWADIDSMIAGAAKDGRILDTALIQAVVSSSDKKRFSISDDGQRIRAVQGHSTSSVSLQHIEKEPPEFLYHGTATRFLASIRQQGLIAGSRHHVHLSQDRSTAIAVGQRYGKPVVLKIEALRMYQQGFKLFQAENEVWLTSHVPEKFLCEI; from the coding sequence ATGAGCAGCAAACAACTCAACGAAACCAGCAAGTTTCTCAGCTATGTTCTCAGGCATGAGCCACAAGCTATCGGCTTGCAGCTAGACAGCGAAGGCTGGGCAGATATCGATTCTATGATTGCCGGCGCGGCTAAAGACGGGCGAATCCTAGATACCGCACTTATTCAAGCGGTCGTCAGCAGCAGCGATAAAAAGCGCTTCAGCATCTCGGATGATGGACAACGCATTCGCGCCGTACAGGGCCACTCGACATCCAGCGTCAGCCTTCAGCACATAGAGAAAGAACCACCGGAATTTCTCTACCATGGCACAGCAACACGCTTCCTGGCGTCGATCCGCCAACAAGGGCTGATTGCTGGCTCACGCCACCACGTGCACCTATCGCAGGACAGATCAACAGCGATTGCTGTCGGACAGCGCTATGGAAAACCTGTGGTACTAAAAATTGAAGCCCTGCGTATGTACCAACAGGGCTTCAAGTTATTTCAGGCGGAGAATGAAGTTTGGCTAACTAGCCATGTGCCAGAAAAATTCTTGTGCGAAATATGA
- a CDS encoding NADPH-dependent 2,4-dienoyl-CoA reductase has protein sequence MAAAQYPHLLAPLDLGFTTLRNRTLMGSMHTGLEEKPGGFERMAAYFAERARGGVGLMVTGGIGPNVEGGVYSGAAKLSTPEEADKHRIVTQAVHEAGGKICMQILHAGRYAYSPKSVAPSAIQAPINPFKPRELDEEGIEKQIQDFVTCSLLAQSAEYDGIEIMGSEGYFINQFLAAHTNQRTDRWGGSYENRMRLAVEIVRRVREAVGPNFIIIFRLSMLDLVEGGSSWEEIVQLAKAVEQAGATLINTGIGWHEARIPTIATKVPRAAFSKVTAKLRGAVQIPLITTNRINTPEVAEQILAEGDADMVSMARPFLADPEFVNKAAAGRGDEINTCIGCNQACLDHTFGGKLTSCLVNPRACHETELNYLPVTQVKRIAVVGAGPAGLAAATVAAERGHEVTLFDSASEIGGQFNVAKRVPGKEEFYETLRYFKRKLQTTGVELCLNTRVDAAQLAAGGFDEIILATGIAPRLPAIPGIEHAKVLNYLDVLLQRQPVGQKVAVIGAGGIGFDVSEYLVHQGVATSQDREAFWKEWGIDTHLEARGGVAGIEAEPHAPARQVFLLQRKKTKVGDGLGKTTGWIHRTGLKNKQVQMLNSVEYLSIDDAGLHIRIAEGEPQVLPVDNIVICAGQDPLRELQDGLLAAGQSVHLIGGADVAAELDAKRAINQGSRLAAEL, from the coding sequence ATGGCCGCCGCTCAATACCCGCATTTGCTCGCCCCGCTGGACCTGGGTTTCACCACCTTGCGCAACCGCACCCTGATGGGCTCGATGCACACCGGCCTTGAAGAAAAGCCCGGCGGTTTCGAGCGCATGGCGGCCTATTTTGCCGAGCGCGCCCGTGGCGGCGTCGGCCTGATGGTGACCGGCGGCATCGGCCCGAACGTGGAGGGCGGGGTGTATTCCGGCGCTGCCAAGCTGAGCACGCCGGAAGAAGCCGATAAACACCGCATCGTCACCCAGGCGGTGCATGAGGCCGGTGGCAAGATCTGCATGCAGATCCTCCACGCCGGTCGCTATGCCTACAGCCCGAAATCGGTAGCGCCGAGCGCCATCCAGGCGCCGATCAACCCGTTCAAGCCGCGCGAGCTGGATGAAGAGGGCATCGAGAAGCAGATCCAGGACTTCGTCACCTGCTCGCTGCTGGCGCAAAGCGCCGAGTACGACGGCATCGAGATCATGGGGTCGGAAGGCTACTTCATCAACCAGTTCCTCGCCGCCCACACCAACCAGCGCACCGACCGCTGGGGTGGCAGCTATGAGAACCGTATGCGCCTGGCGGTGGAAATCGTCCGTCGTGTGCGGGAAGCGGTAGGGCCGAACTTCATCATCATCTTCCGCCTGTCGATGCTCGACCTGGTCGAGGGCGGCAGCAGCTGGGAAGAGATCGTGCAGCTGGCCAAGGCCGTGGAGCAGGCCGGCGCGACCCTTATCAACACCGGTATCGGTTGGCACGAAGCGCGGATCCCGACCATCGCCACCAAGGTGCCGCGCGCGGCGTTCAGCAAGGTCACCGCCAAGCTGCGCGGTGCGGTGCAGATCCCGCTGATCACCACCAATCGCATCAACACCCCGGAAGTCGCCGAGCAGATCCTTGCCGAGGGCGATGCCGACATGGTCTCGATGGCGCGGCCGTTCCTCGCTGACCCGGAGTTCGTCAACAAGGCCGCCGCCGGGCGTGGCGACGAGATCAACACCTGTATCGGCTGCAACCAGGCCTGCCTGGATCACACCTTCGGCGGCAAGCTGACCAGCTGCCTGGTCAACCCGCGCGCCTGCCATGAAACCGAGCTCAATTACCTGCCGGTCACCCAGGTCAAGCGCATCGCCGTGGTGGGTGCCGGCCCCGCGGGCCTGGCGGCTGCCACCGTTGCGGCGGAGCGCGGCCATGAAGTGACCCTGTTCGATTCGGCCAGCGAGATCGGCGGTCAGTTCAACGTGGCCAAGCGCGTGCCGGGCAAAGAGGAGTTCTATGAAACCCTGCGCTACTTCAAACGCAAGCTGCAGACCACTGGCGTCGAGCTGTGCCTGAACACCCGCGTCGATGCCGCGCAGCTGGCGGCGGGCGGCTTTGACGAGATCATCCTCGCCACCGGTATCGCCCCGCGTTTGCCGGCCATCCCCGGCATCGAGCACGCCAAGGTGCTGAACTACCTGGATGTGCTGCTGCAGCGCCAGCCGGTAGGGCAGAAGGTGGCGGTGATCGGCGCCGGCGGTATCGGTTTTGACGTCTCCGAGTACCTGGTGCACCAGGGCGTGGCCACCAGCCAGGACCGTGAAGCGTTCTGGAAGGAGTGGGGCATCGATACCCACCTCGAGGCCCGCGGCGGCGTAGCCGGGATCGAGGCCGAGCCGCACGCGCCGGCGCGTCAGGTGTTCCTCCTGCAGCGCAAAAAGACCAAGGTCGGCGACGGCCTGGGCAAGACCACCGGCTGGATTCACCGCACGGGCCTGAAGAACAAGCAGGTGCAGATGCTCAACAGCGTCGAGTACCTGAGCATCGACGACGCCGGCCTGCACATCCGCATCGCCGAGGGCGAGCCGCAGGTGCTGCCTGTGGATAACATCGTCATCTGCGCCGGCCAGGATCCACTGCGCGAACTGCAGGACGGCCTGCTCGCCGCCGGCCAGTCGGTGCACCTGATCGGTGGCGCCGATGTCGCCGCCGAGCTGGATGCCAAGCGCGCCATCAACCAGGGTTCGCGCCTGGCCGCCGAGCTCTGA
- a CDS encoding 1-aminocyclopropane-1-carboxylate deaminase/D-cysteine desulfhydrase: MIGRFDDLPLAPLQPLPLSWLRAHGVELAVLRLDLIDPLISGNKWFKLLEHLRLAQAQGAPGVISLGGAHSNHLHALAAAGKRFGFATAGLLRGHAQDTATVRDLQAFGMQLHWLGYGGYRERHQPDFWQPWQALYPGWQCVAEGGGGPLGAKGCALIVEQAQAQLAALGWADYHGWWLAAGTGTTLAGMVLAEAGRHEVHGALAVPLDHGVPEAVQALVGKGGYRLHEACRGGFAKVDDGLLAFMADCESETGMPLEPLYTAKALLALRREVEAGAFAAGTRLIFLHSGGLQGRRGFA, encoded by the coding sequence ATGATCGGCAGATTCGACGACCTTCCCCTCGCACCCCTGCAACCCTTGCCCCTGAGCTGGCTGCGCGCCCATGGCGTGGAGCTGGCGGTGTTGCGCCTGGACCTGATCGACCCGCTGATCAGCGGCAACAAGTGGTTCAAGCTGCTCGAACACCTGCGCCTCGCCCAGGCCCAAGGTGCGCCCGGGGTGATCAGCCTCGGCGGCGCCCATTCCAATCACCTGCATGCCCTGGCGGCGGCCGGCAAGCGCTTTGGTTTTGCCACCGCTGGCCTGTTGCGTGGCCATGCCCAGGACACAGCGACCGTGCGCGACCTGCAGGCCTTCGGCATGCAGCTGCATTGGTTGGGGTATGGCGGTTATCGCGAGCGTCATCAGCCGGATTTCTGGCAGCCCTGGCAGGCGCTGTATCCAGGCTGGCAATGTGTCGCCGAAGGTGGGGGCGGGCCCTTGGGCGCCAAGGGCTGCGCCTTGATCGTCGAGCAGGCGCAAGCGCAATTGGCGGCGCTGGGCTGGGCGGATTATCACGGCTGGTGGCTGGCGGCCGGTACCGGTACCACCCTGGCCGGGATGGTGTTGGCGGAAGCAGGCAGGCACGAGGTCCATGGCGCATTGGCCGTGCCGCTGGATCATGGCGTGCCCGAGGCTGTGCAAGCGCTGGTCGGCAAGGGCGGTTACCGCTTGCATGAGGCCTGCCGTGGCGGCTTTGCCAAGGTCGATGACGGGCTGTTGGCCTTTATGGCCGACTGCGAATCTGAAACTGGCATGCCGCTGGAACCGCTGTACACCGCCAAGGCCTTGCTGGCGCTGCGCCGGGAAGTCGAAGCCGGGGCCTTTGCCGCCGGCACCCGGCTGATCTTCCTGCACAGCGGCGGCCTGCAGGGCCGCCGCGGTTTTGCCTAG
- a CDS encoding cytochrome b — translation MTLSQNQARYGGLSIALHWLMLVLLAAVYAFIELRGMFPKDSAERALMKDLHFMLGLSVFVLVWLRLALRLGRPTPPIIPAPPAWQTGLAHLMHLALYLLMIGLPLAGWLLLSAANKPIPFYGFELPALVAPDPDLAKFIKGWHERIGTWGYWLIGLHAVAGLFHHYVQRDNTLLRMLPRNN, via the coding sequence ATGACTTTGAGCCAAAACCAGGCCCGCTACGGCGGTCTGTCGATAGCCCTGCACTGGCTGATGCTGGTGCTGCTGGCGGCGGTTTACGCCTTTATCGAACTGCGCGGGATGTTTCCCAAGGACAGCGCCGAACGCGCCTTGATGAAAGACCTGCACTTCATGCTGGGCCTGAGCGTGTTCGTGCTGGTCTGGCTGCGCCTGGCCCTGCGCCTGGGTCGCCCGACCCCGCCGATCATTCCGGCGCCACCGGCCTGGCAGACAGGCCTGGCGCACCTGATGCACCTGGCCCTGTACCTGCTGATGATCGGCCTGCCGCTGGCCGGCTGGCTGCTGCTCAGCGCCGCCAACAAGCCGATCCCGTTCTACGGTTTCGAGCTGCCGGCGCTGGTCGCCCCGGACCCGGACCTGGCCAAGTTCATCAAGGGCTGGCACGAGCGCATCGGCACCTGGGGCTACTGGCTGATCGGCCTGCATGCCGTGGCCGGCCTGTTCCATCACTACGTGCAGCGCGACAACACCTTGTTGCGCATGCTGCCGCGCAACAACTAG